Part of the Candidatus Binatia bacterium genome is shown below.
GGCGCCGCCGCGCTGATCTCGGCGGTCGAGTACTACCTAAAGAGCAACGGCACGATCTCGCTCGACGCCGTCATCGTCATCTCGCTCGTGCTCTCGACGATCATCGGCGCGATCAGCTTCTCCGGCTCGCTCGTCGCGTTCCTCAAGCTCCAAGAAGTGATGACCGGGCGCCCGGTGACGTATCCGGGCCAGCAGATCGTCAACGCGCTCGTCGCGCTCGGGATTCTCGCGCTCGCGATCTGGATCGTCGTCTCGCTCGGCGTCCTGCCGGCATGGGCGTATCTCGCGCTCTTGCTCGTCGCGCTCGTCCTCGGCGTGCTCTTCGTGTTGCCGATCGGGGGCGCCGATATGCCGGTCGTGATCTCGCTGCTCAACTCGTTCACCGGCGTCGCGGTCGCGATCACCGGATTCGAGATCGACTCGACGCTGCTGATAATCTGCGGAGCGCTCGTCGGCGCGAGCGGCACGATCCTGACCGTCGCGATGAGCCGCGCGATGAACCGCCCGCTGACGAACGTGCTCTTCGGCGCGTTCGGCTCGGCCGGCGGCACCGAGGTCGCGTCGGCGAGCGGCGGACCGCAGCAGATTCGCAGCACCAGCGCCGACGACGTCGGCGTGATGCTCGCTTACGCGAACAAGGTCGTCTTCGTTCCCGGATACGGCATGGCGGTCGCGCAGGCGCAGCATAGCGTCAAAGCGCTCGCCGATCAACTCGAGAAGCGCGGCGTCAAGGTACTCTACGCGATCCATCCGGTCGCCGGACGCATGCCCGGCCACATGAACGTCCTGCTCGCCGAGGCGAACGTTCCCTACAATCAATTGCTCGACATGGAGGATGCGAATCCTGAGTTTCCGACCGCGGACGTCGCCCTCGTCATCGGCGCGAACGACGTCACGAATCCCGCCGCGCGCAACGTCGCCAGCTCGCCGATCTACGGCATGCCGATCCTCGACGTGGATAAGGCAAACAACGTCGTCGTGCTCAAGCGCTCGATGCGCTCCGGTTTCGCCGGCATCGAGAACCCGCTCTACGAGATGCCGAACTGCTCGATGCTCTTCGGCGACGCCAAGGCCTCGATCGACGCGCTGACCGGCGCGGTTAAGGCGTTGTAGCGCCCGTCTTCCGCTTCTTGCGCTCGGTCAGCTCGATCACGACGATGTAGAGCACCGGAACGATCGCGAGGTTCAGAACCGTCGAGACGAGCATCCCTCCGAGCACCGCCGTCCCGAGCGAGATCCGCGACTGCGCGCCGTCGCCGTGCGCGAACGCGAGCGGCAGGATGCCGAGAATAAACGCGATGGAAGTCATGAGGATCGGACGCAGGCGCGTCGCCGCCGCGTGCGCGACCGCCTCGACCGGCTCCATCCCCTGCTCGCGAAGCTGGTTGGCGAATTCGACGATGAGGATCGCGTTCTTCGCGGCCAAACCGATCAACATGACGTAACCGATCTGCGCGTAGATGTCGGACGACGTGATCGGAATCGGCACCGGATGACCGGCGAGCAGCGAGTGAACGATCTGGCTCGCGAGTTCCGCAAGGCGGCGGAGGTAGATCGCGCCGATCGCGCCTAAGAGCGCGACCGGCACCGCCAGCATGATGACGAAGGGCGTCGAGAGGCTCTCGTACTGCGCGACGAGCACGAGAAAGACGAAGAGCAAACCCATCGCAAAGACGGCGATCGTCTGCGGCCCGCTCTGCACCTGCTGCCGCGCGATGCCGCTCCAATCGTAGCCCATGCCCTTCGGCAGATTCTCGACGACGTGGCGCCGGATCGCGTCGAGCGACTGCCCCGAGCTCTCGCCGATGCCCGGCGATCCGTCGATCTCGATCGCGTTATACTCGTTGAACCGCATGATCGAGACGTTGTTCGTCTCCATCTTCGTCGTGAGAAACTGACTCACGGGCATCATCGCACCGGCGGAGTTAGCGACGTAGATGCGCGAGAGGTCCTGCGGCGACGTGCGCTGGGCCGCCTTCGCCTGGACGACGACCTGATACGAGCGCGTCCCGTAGTCGAAGAAGTTGACGAACGTCGAGCCCGTCGTGGCGTTGATCGTGTCGAAGAACGCCGACGGCGTGACCCCGAACGCGAGCGCCTTCGAGCGATCGAACTCGGTCGCCAGATACGTGCCGGTGAAGATCGTGGGGAAGCGCACCTGCGTCAGCGTCGGATCGGCCTTCGCTCGAGCCAGGACCGCGTTGCCGACTCGGTTGAGCTCCGGCAGCCCCAGATTGTTGATGTCCTGGATCTCGATCGCGAAGCCGCCCGTGCTGCCGAGACCCGGAATCGCCGGCGGGTTCGCCGGCAACGCCGCGATGCCGGGAATCTTGAGGAACTGCTGGTAGAGATCGTACTGCATCGCGAGCGACGAGTTGGCGACGCCGTGGCGTTGCGAGAGCGGCTTGAGCTGCAGAAAGATCGTCGCCTGATTCGAGCTGTTGTTCGCGAACCCAAAGCCGATGCCCGAAGTCGCGGCCTCGACCTGCGGCATCTTCAACATGATGCCTTCGAGCTTTTTGACCGCCGCCGTCGTCTGATCGATCGACGCCTGAATCGGCAGCGTCACGATCACGTAGAGCAAGCTCTGATCCTCGTTCGGCAAGAAGCCGGTCGGCGTGATCTTGAACAGTAGCCCGAGCAGCGCGATCGCAGCGACGAAGATCGCGATCATGAGGCGTTGGTGACCGATCAACCGCACGACGAAGCCCCGATACCAGCCGGTGAGCCGATGGATGCGATCGTTGAACCAGAGCATGAAGCGGTTCGACGTCGGTTCGGCACCGTGGACGAGCAGATACGTCAGCACGGGCGCGAGCGTCATCGCCGTGAAGAGCGAGATGCCGATCGACGCCGCCATCGTCAACGCAAACTGCTGGAAGAGCAGGCCGGTCGTGCCCGGTAGAAATGCCACTGGGATAAAGACCGACATCAGCACGAGCGAAGTGGCGACGACGGCGCCGCCGATCTCGCGCATCGCGTGGACCGTCGCTTCGAACGGCGTCTTCCGATCGTCGACGATATGGCGCACGATGTTCTCGAGAACGACGATCGCATCGTCCACGACGAGCCCCGTCGCCAGCGTGAGCCCGAAGAGCGTCAGCGTGTTGATCGAGAACCCGAGCAGCTTCATCGCCGCGAACGTTCCGATCAGCGAGACCGGAATCGTGATCGCCGGTATCAGCGTGCTGTGCCAGTTCTGCAGAAATACGAAGATGACGAGAACGACGAGCAGGATCGCGATCAGCAGCGTGACGACCACCTCTTTGATCGAGGCGCGCACGAAATCGGACGTGTCGAAGGCGATCTTGTAGTCGATCCCCGCCGGCATCGTCTTGGCCACCTGCTCCATCGTCGAGCGAACGCTCTTCGAGATCTGCAGCGAGTTCGCGGTCGGCTCGCCCAGAATCGCGAGCACGACCGCCGTCCGGCCGTTGTATCGCGCCGACGTCACGTAGTTCTGCGCGCCGAGCTCGACTTTCGCGACGTCGCCGAGTCGCAGGTAACCGCCGTTCGGTTGCGCCTGAACGACGATCTGCGCGAATTCCTGGGGCGTCTGCAGCCGGCCGTTGATCGAGATCGGAATCTGAAACGGCTGCGAGCCCGTCGTCGGCGGCTGGCCGATCGCGCCGGGAGCGACGTCGGCGTTGTTCTGCTTTATGACGTTGAGGACCGTATCGAGCGAGACGTTGTTCGCCTGCAGCTTGTGCGGGTCGACCCAGATCCGCATGCCGTAGGTGCGGTCGCCGAGCACCTCGACCTGCCCGACGCCCGGAACGCGTTTGAGATTCTCGATCACGTCGAGGTCGGCGTAGTTGCTCACGGCGACGTCGGAGACGGCCGAGCTCGTCGAGAGCATCGCGACGGCGATCGTGATGTTCCCCGAGCTCTTCTGCACGCTGACGCCCTCGCTCTGAACCGCGCTCGGCAACTGAGAGAGCGTGAGGTCGACGCCGTGCTGCACGTTCGTTTGATCGATCGTCGGATCGGTTCCCAGCGCGAACGTGCAGGTGATGACGCTCGTTCCGTTCGCGCTCGAGTACGATTGCATGTACTGGAGCCCGTCGGCGCCGTTGATGTTGATCTCGAGCGGCGTCGTCACCGATCGCATCACCATCGCCGCCGTCGCGCCCGGATACTGCGAGGTGACCGTGACCGTCGGCGGCGAGATCTGCGGATATTGCGCGATCGGGAGCGCCGGAATCGTCACGAGGCCCGCGAGCAGCACGATGAAACTCATCACCGCGGCAAAGTGCGGCCGCCGCAGGAAGAACTCGATCACGCGAGGCCTTTCAGCGTTCGGACCCTCATTCTCCTCGTACGTTCCATCCGTCGGCGTTCCACGTCGGCAGGAACGCGTTCGGCGCGAAGCCGTGCAGACGTCTGCGATACGCGTAGACGTACTCGGCGTTGAAGAGAAAGAGGATCGGGACGGCGCGCGCGACGATCCGGCCGATCGCGGCGTACGCCGCTTTGCGCGCCGCTACGTGCATCTCGCTCAGCGCTTGGCGTTCGAGCGCTTCGACTCGCGCGTCGCACCAGCGCATGTAGTTCGACGGCGCGCCGCAGCCGAGCACCGACGAATCGTCGGGATCGGCGCCCATCGTCCACGGCACGTACGCCAGGTCGAACGAGCCCGACGCGAGCACGCCGGTCCGCGGAAGAAAGAGCTGCGCGTTGCTGACCGATTTGATCGTGAGGTCGACGCCGCGCTCGCGCAGCGCCGCCGCGACGGCGACCGCGACGCGAACGCCGGTCGCGCTCTCCGGAAACTGCACGTAGGTGAGGTGGAGCGGAACGCCGCCGCGTTCGCGCGCACCGCTGGAGCCGCGCCGCCAGCCGGCGGCGTCGAACGCGCGATCGGCGCCGCTCGGATCGTATCCGGGCTCGCGCACCGACGGATCGAACGCCCACGAGAATCGCGGCTGAATCATGTCGGTGACGGGGTAGTACCCGAGCGTGATCTTCCGCGAGATCGCCGCGCGATCGACGGACATCGCAATGGCGCGGCGCACGCGGACGTCGTCGAGCGGGCGATGGGCCGTATTGAACGCGAGGCCGGCCACGACCGCAGTCGGCACCGCGATCAGGGAGATCCGCGGATCGCCGCGCACCACCGCGAGTTGCGCGGGCGCGAGCAGGTTCCAGTCGAGCGCTCCCGATTGCAGCAAGAGCAAATTCGTCGACGGGTCCGCAATCGTATTGACGGCGAGGGTTTCGACCGGCGGCTTCCCGCGCCAGTACGCATCGTTGGCGGCGTATCGCAAGCCCTCGCCGCGCTTCCACGAGACGAAGCGATACGGACCGTCGCCGACGGTCGGCGCCGCATTGAATCGTGCGTGGGCGAGCGGCGCTTGCGCGCGCAGCACGTGCGCCGGCAGCACGAACTGCGGCGAGAATCCGTACGAGAAGTAGGTCATCACCGCCGGCGCCCACGCGCGCTTGAGGTGGAAGACGACGACGCTGGGGCCGCGCGCGTACGCGCGATCGATCAGATCGTAGCCTTCGCGCGAGCGCACGGGATTTTGCGGATCGAGGATCGCGCGCAGCGTGAAGAGCACGTCGTCTGACGTGACCGGCCTGCCGTCGCTCCAGCGGATGGGGCGAAGCCGATAGACGATCGTCCGGCCGTCGGCCGAGACGCCGCCGTTGGCCGGGGTCGGAATCTCCGCCAGGAGCGCCGGCACCGGGCGCCCCCCGGCGTCGAGGTCGATGAAGGGCTCGAAGACTAAGCGAGCAACCTGCTGCTCGACTGAGGCGGCGTCGGGCGCCAGGAAGAGAGGGTTGAGGTTGTGCGGATCGGCCGCTAAGTCGAACCGGACGACGTTCCCGGGCTCCGGAGGGGCCGTGCGGCTGCAGGCGCTCGGCAGGCCAAGCGCTGCAAGGAGGCAGATTGCCTGCAAGCATGGGCTTGCGCCGAACGGATTTCGGGTGTTATTGTTGGATGACCGAATATCGTTCGGCAAAACCCCTCCTATGTCGAATATGGTGCTGATCAACGAAGAGCTCGACGAGCTCGATCTCCAACTTCTCGAGGCGTTGCAGCGCAACGCTCGCTCTACCTTTACGGACCTGGGAGCGGTCGTCGGCCTCAAGGCGCCCGCCGTGCACGACCGCGTGAAGCGCCTCGAGCAGCGCGGTTACATCCGCGGCTACTCGGCGCTGCTCGACGCGGATCGCCTCGGGCTTCACTTAACGGCGTTCATCAGTTGCTACACGTCGCCCGATTGCGCGTACGACGACTTCACCCGCCGCTTGAGCGAGATGCCGGAGATCTGCGAAGTGCACTCCGTCGCCGGCGAGGAGACGTTCCTCTGCAAGGTCGTCACCCGCTCGACGGCGCACCTCGACGACCTGCTCGCGCGCTTGAAGTCGACGCCCGGCATGGCACGCACGCGCACGACGGTCGTGCTCGGCGTGCCGTTCGAGCGCGGCGGGGTCACGGTTCGATGAGCGCGCACATAACGTCGCGCTCCCATCCGCTCGGCGCCCACCGCGTGCTCGAGCCCGCGGGCGCGATGCCGCAAGACGCGTGGCGCATCGACAACACGCCGGTGGCGGCGGTCAACGAGCTGCTCTGCGAGGTCGACGTGCTCAACATAGATTCCGCGTCGTTCAAGCAGCTGCGCGACGAGTGCGAATCCGATCCGCGGCGCATCGGCGAACGGGTCGCCGAGATCGTCGCAGAGCGAGGCAAGCAGCACAACCCGGTAACCGGAAGCGGCGGAATGTTCGTGGGGCGCGTGCTGACCGTCGGCGAGGAGCTGCGCGGCAAGACCGATCTGCGCGAGGGCGAGCGCATCGCCTCGCTCGTCTCGCTGACGCTGACGCCGCTCGCGATCGAAGAAGTTCTCGACGTCGACGTCGCGACGGGCCGGATCTGGGTTCGCGGCAAGGCAATTCTTTTCGAGAGTGGGTTGTGGGCGCGGCTGCCCGACGACGTCGATGAGGGCGTAGCGCTCGCCGTCTTCGACGTCGCCGGCGCGCCGGCGCAGGTGCGGCGGCTCTGCTCTCCGGGCGAAACGGTCGTCGTCATCGGAGCGGACGGAAAGAGCGGATTGCTCTCCTGCGCGCAAGCCAAGCGTCGCGTCGGACCGGAAGGGCGCGTCATCGGCATCGTGCCGAACGCCTCGACGCCGTCGGCGCAGTTGCTGCTGCGCACCGGGCTGGTCGACGAACTCGTCGAGACCGACGCGCGCAACGCGCTCGAGACGAGCGGCCGGATCCGCGCGCTCGCGCCTTCGCTCGCCGACGCGGTGGTCAACTGCGTCAACGTGCCGGGAACCGAGCTCGCCTCGATTCTCTGCACGCGCGACCGCGGCACGGTCTACTTCTTTTCGATGTCGACGTCGTTCACGGCCGCGGCGCTCGGCGCCGAGGGCGCCGGACGCGACGTCACGATGATCATCGGCAACGGCTACGCAAAAGGGCACGCCGAGATCGCGCTCCAGACCCTGCGCGAGAACCCCGAGCTCCATCACCATTTCAACGCAATCTATTCGAGGAAGAGACCATGAGCGAACCGCTCGCCGCGACCCACATCAAGCCTCCCGTGCCGCCCGAGCAGTTCGAGTACAAGAACCTCAAGCAAGGCGAGTTTTGGCGCCACATCCCCGCGTACGCACAGGTAGACGAGGCGACGTTCCTCGATCATCTCTGGCAGCAGCGCCAATCGGTGAAGACGGCCGGCGAGCTGCTGCAGACGATTCGCGACGTCTGCTCCCCCGAGTTCTATCGAGATGCCGAAGCGGGCTTCGCGCGCGCGCCGATGGCGGTTCGCGTCTCGCCGTACGCGATCTCGTTGATCGACTGGAACGATCCGGTGAATGATCCGATCCGGCGCCAATTCATTCCGCTCGCCTCGACGTCGCTGCCGGACCATCCGCGCCTGACGCTCGACTCGCTGCACGAACAAGAGGACTCTCCGGTCCCCGGACTCGTGCACCGCTACGTCGACAAGGCGCTCTTCCTGCCGCTCAACGTCTGTCCGGTCTACTGCCGCTTCTGCACCCGAAGCTACGCGATCGGTCCGGACACCGAGAACGTCGATAAGGTCGCTCTCGCCAAGACGCCCAAACAGTGGCAGGACGCCTTCCAATATATAGCGGAGCGCCCCGAGCTCGAAGATATCGTCATCTCGGGCGGCGACGTCTATCAGCTGCCGCCGAAGAACATCGAGTACGTCGGCAACGCGCTGCTCGACATCCCGCACGTCCGCCGGATGCGCTTCGCGACCAAAGGCCCGGCGATCATGCCGATGAAGCTGCTGACGCACACCGAATGGCTCGACGCGATCACCGCGATCGTCGAGCGCGGGCGCACGCTCGGCAAAGAGGTCGTGCTGCACACGCACTTCAACGCCCCCGAAGAGATCACGTGGATCACGCAAAAGGCGATGCGCGTCCTCTTCGAGCGCGGCATCTTCACGCGTAACCAGTCGGTACTCATCCGCGGCGTCAACGACACGCGCGAGCGGATGCAATTGCTCGTCAAGCGCCTCGGGCACGTGAACGTCCACCCGTACTACGTCTACATGCACGACATGGTCAAGGGCGTCGAGGAGCTGCGCACGACGATCGCGACCGCAACCGACACGGAGAAGTTCGTCCGCGGCAGCACCGCCGGTTTCAACACGCCGACCTTCGTCTGCGACGCGCCCGGCGGCGGCGGCAAGCGCGACGTCCACTCCTACGAGTATTACGATCGCACGAACGGCATCGCGGTCTACGCGGCGCCGAGCGTCAAGCCCGGAAAGGCCTTCGTCTACTTCGATCCGATCGACCGTCTCTCGCCCGAGGCGCAGGCACGGTGGATCGTTCCCGCGATCGCCGACGAGATGATCTACGAGGCGATTCGGAACGCCGGGGTCGGCGAGCAGCAACTGGTCCTCGCGTAGTGGAGGCGCGGCGCCTAAGGCTCGACTTCCTCATCGCCCTCTGCGCCCTGCTCGTCAGTGCCGTCACCGCAATAGCGGTCGTCTATCAGACGCGCGTCATCGCGAATCAGTTCAGCGCCGCGGTCTGGCCGTACGTCAGCTTCGACGCGACGTATTCGCCGACGGTCGCGGAGGTGGACGTCCGCAACGACGGGCTCGGCCCGGCGATCGTGCGCGGCGTCAAACTGACCTGGGACGGCAAGCCGCAGCCGTCGATCGAGGCGCTCTTCGCAACCATCGGCAGGCACGACGCGGCGGCGATGGCGTCGATTCGCGCCGCCCTGCGCGCCGGACAGACCATGCGCGTGACGACGAGCACGCCGACCGCCGGAATGGTCATTCCCGCAAACAGCCAGCACACGATCGTTCGAGTGGAAGGGGCGCTCCTCGTCGAACGCTTCCGCCCCGAGCTTTCGCGCTTCGGACTCTCGCTATGCTACTGTTCGCTGACCGGGAGCTGCTGGACGCAAAGTTACCAAAATCGCGCAGCCGAACCAAGGAGTGTCTCAACGTGCAGTTCGTCCGAAAACTAG
Proteins encoded:
- a CDS encoding Lrp/AsnC family transcriptional regulator — protein: MSNMVLINEELDELDLQLLEALQRNARSTFTDLGAVVGLKAPAVHDRVKRLEQRGYIRGYSALLDADRLGLHLTAFISCYTSPDCAYDDFTRRLSEMPEICEVHSVAGEETFLCKVVTRSTAHLDDLLARLKSTPGMARTRTTVVLGVPFERGGVTVR
- a CDS encoding L-erythro-3,5-diaminohexanoate dehydrogenase is translated as MSAHITSRSHPLGAHRVLEPAGAMPQDAWRIDNTPVAAVNELLCEVDVLNIDSASFKQLRDECESDPRRIGERVAEIVAERGKQHNPVTGSGGMFVGRVLTVGEELRGKTDLREGERIASLVSLTLTPLAIEEVLDVDVATGRIWVRGKAILFESGLWARLPDDVDEGVALAVFDVAGAPAQVRRLCSPGETVVVIGADGKSGLLSCAQAKRRVGPEGRVIGIVPNASTPSAQLLLRTGLVDELVETDARNALETSGRIRALAPSLADAVVNCVNVPGTELASILCTRDRGTVYFFSMSTSFTAAALGAEGAGRDVTMIIGNGYAKGHAEIALQTLRENPELHHHFNAIYSRKRP
- a CDS encoding efflux RND transporter permease subunit, which codes for MIEFFLRRPHFAAVMSFIVLLAGLVTIPALPIAQYPQISPPTVTVTSQYPGATAAMVMRSVTTPLEININGADGLQYMQSYSSANGTSVITCTFALGTDPTIDQTNVQHGVDLTLSQLPSAVQSEGVSVQKSSGNITIAVAMLSTSSAVSDVAVSNYADLDVIENLKRVPGVGQVEVLGDRTYGMRIWVDPHKLQANNVSLDTVLNVIKQNNADVAPGAIGQPPTTGSQPFQIPISINGRLQTPQEFAQIVVQAQPNGGYLRLGDVAKVELGAQNYVTSARYNGRTAVVLAILGEPTANSLQISKSVRSTMEQVAKTMPAGIDYKIAFDTSDFVRASIKEVVVTLLIAILLVVLVIFVFLQNWHSTLIPAITIPVSLIGTFAAMKLLGFSINTLTLFGLTLATGLVVDDAIVVLENIVRHIVDDRKTPFEATVHAMREIGGAVVATSLVLMSVFIPVAFLPGTTGLLFQQFALTMAASIGISLFTAMTLAPVLTYLLVHGAEPTSNRFMLWFNDRIHRLTGWYRGFVVRLIGHQRLMIAIFVAAIALLGLLFKITPTGFLPNEDQSLLYVIVTLPIQASIDQTTAAVKKLEGIMLKMPQVEAATSGIGFGFANNSSNQATIFLQLKPLSQRHGVANSSLAMQYDLYQQFLKIPGIAALPANPPAIPGLGSTGGFAIEIQDINNLGLPELNRVGNAVLARAKADPTLTQVRFPTIFTGTYLATEFDRSKALAFGVTPSAFFDTINATTGSTFVNFFDYGTRSYQVVVQAKAAQRTSPQDLSRIYVANSAGAMMPVSQFLTTKMETNNVSIMRFNEYNAIEIDGSPGIGESSGQSLDAIRRHVVENLPKGMGYDWSGIARQQVQSGPQTIAVFAMGLLFVFLVLVAQYESLSTPFVIMLAVPVALLGAIGAIYLRRLAELASQIVHSLLAGHPVPIPITSSDIYAQIGYVMLIGLAAKNAILIVEFANQLREQGMEPVEAVAHAAATRLRPILMTSIAFILGILPLAFAHGDGAQSRISLGTAVLGGMLVSTVLNLAIVPVLYIVVIELTERKKRKTGATTP
- a CDS encoding peptide ABC transporter substrate-binding protein, with amino-acid sequence MQAICLLAALGLPSACSRTAPPEPGNVVRFDLAADPHNLNPLFLAPDAASVEQQVARLVFEPFIDLDAGGRPVPALLAEIPTPANGGVSADGRTIVYRLRPIRWSDGRPVTSDDVLFTLRAILDPQNPVRSREGYDLIDRAYARGPSVVVFHLKRAWAPAVMTYFSYGFSPQFVLPAHVLRAQAPLAHARFNAAPTVGDGPYRFVSWKRGEGLRYAANDAYWRGKPPVETLAVNTIADPSTNLLLLQSGALDWNLLAPAQLAVVRGDPRISLIAVPTAVVAGLAFNTAHRPLDDVRVRRAIAMSVDRAAISRKITLGYYPVTDMIQPRFSWAFDPSVREPGYDPSGADRAFDAAGWRRGSSGARERGGVPLHLTYVQFPESATGVRVAVAVAAALRERGVDLTIKSVSNAQLFLPRTGVLASGSFDLAYVPWTMGADPDDSSVLGCGAPSNYMRWCDARVEALERQALSEMHVAARKAAYAAIGRIVARAVPILFLFNAEYVYAYRRRLHGFAPNAFLPTWNADGWNVRGE
- a CDS encoding KamA family radical SAM protein, producing the protein MSEPLAATHIKPPVPPEQFEYKNLKQGEFWRHIPAYAQVDEATFLDHLWQQRQSVKTAGELLQTIRDVCSPEFYRDAEAGFARAPMAVRVSPYAISLIDWNDPVNDPIRRQFIPLASTSLPDHPRLTLDSLHEQEDSPVPGLVHRYVDKALFLPLNVCPVYCRFCTRSYAIGPDTENVDKVALAKTPKQWQDAFQYIAERPELEDIVISGGDVYQLPPKNIEYVGNALLDIPHVRRMRFATKGPAIMPMKLLTHTEWLDAITAIVERGRTLGKEVVLHTHFNAPEEITWITQKAMRVLFERGIFTRNQSVLIRGVNDTRERMQLLVKRLGHVNVHPYYVYMHDMVKGVEELRTTIATATDTEKFVRGSTAGFNTPTFVCDAPGGGGKRDVHSYEYYDRTNGIAVYAAPSVKPGKAFVYFDPIDRLSPEAQARWIVPAIADEMIYEAIRNAGVGEQQLVLA
- a CDS encoding NAD(P)(+) transhydrogenase (Re/Si-specific) subunit beta, whose translation is MNVAIDVANLFAIGLFIYGLHELNSPATARRGNRLAMAGMAIALTGILVETGGIGWQAIAVGVIVGGLVGIFAAVKVKMTAMPQMVALYNGAGGGAAALISAVEYYLKSNGTISLDAVIVISLVLSTIIGAISFSGSLVAFLKLQEVMTGRPVTYPGQQIVNALVALGILALAIWIVVSLGVLPAWAYLALLLVALVLGVLFVLPIGGADMPVVISLLNSFTGVAVAITGFEIDSTLLIICGALVGASGTILTVAMSRAMNRPLTNVLFGAFGSAGGTEVASASGGPQQIRSTSADDVGVMLAYANKVVFVPGYGMAVAQAQHSVKALADQLEKRGVKVLYAIHPVAGRMPGHMNVLLAEANVPYNQLLDMEDANPEFPTADVALVIGANDVTNPAARNVASSPIYGMPILDVDKANNVVVLKRSMRSGFAGIENPLYEMPNCSMLFGDAKASIDALTGAVKAL